One part of the Xylanimonas allomyrinae genome encodes these proteins:
- the mnmA gene encoding tRNA 2-thiouridine(34) synthase MnmA has protein sequence MRVLAAMSGGVDSAVAAALAVEAGHDVVGVHMALSRNRDQFRTGSRGCCSIEDASDARRAADVLGIPYYVWDLSETFEETVVADFLAEYEAGRTPNPCVRCNERVKFEALLDKATALGFDAVATGHYARIVDGPGGRELHRSPHAEKDQSYVLAVMGPERLARAVFPLGGFTSKAQVRAEAAARGLAVSAKPDSYDICFVADGDTRGFLRERLGSRPGEVRDVAGHVVGEHDGAYAYTVGQRRGLALGRPAPDGRARYVLDVRTDTNTVVVGPAELLSVDRIAGVRATWLAPLAAAGVEPRGVEPRGAAPAGAAAEDLVLEDVVLDDVEVQVRAHGAPVPARVRAAGEGLVVELTGTPLRGVAAGQSVVVYRGTRVLGQATVSRAWRAARAEAPAGTPG, from the coding sequence ATGAGGGTGCTGGCGGCGATGTCGGGCGGCGTCGACTCGGCGGTCGCGGCGGCGCTCGCGGTCGAGGCCGGTCATGACGTCGTCGGCGTCCACATGGCGCTGAGCCGCAACCGCGACCAGTTCCGCACGGGCTCGCGCGGCTGCTGCTCGATCGAGGACGCCTCGGACGCGCGCCGGGCCGCCGACGTGCTGGGCATCCCGTACTACGTGTGGGACCTGTCGGAGACGTTCGAGGAGACGGTCGTGGCGGACTTCCTCGCCGAGTACGAGGCCGGGCGCACCCCCAACCCGTGCGTGCGCTGCAACGAGCGCGTCAAGTTCGAGGCGCTGCTCGACAAGGCCACCGCGCTCGGCTTCGACGCCGTCGCGACCGGCCACTACGCGCGCATCGTGGACGGCCCAGGCGGGCGCGAGCTGCACCGCTCGCCCCACGCCGAGAAGGACCAGTCGTACGTGCTGGCCGTGATGGGGCCCGAGCGGCTCGCGCGGGCGGTCTTCCCGCTCGGCGGGTTCACGTCGAAGGCCCAGGTGCGCGCCGAGGCCGCCGCGCGCGGCCTGGCGGTCAGCGCCAAGCCCGACTCCTACGACATCTGCTTCGTCGCCGACGGCGACACGCGAGGGTTCCTGCGCGAGCGCCTCGGGTCGCGGCCGGGCGAGGTGCGCGACGTCGCGGGCCACGTCGTCGGCGAGCACGACGGCGCCTACGCCTACACCGTGGGCCAGCGGCGGGGCCTGGCGCTGGGCCGCCCGGCACCCGACGGCCGCGCCCGCTACGTGCTCGACGTGCGCACCGACACCAACACCGTGGTCGTGGGCCCGGCCGAGCTGCTGTCGGTGGACCGGATCGCGGGTGTGCGGGCGACGTGGCTGGCACCGCTCGCCGCGGCGGGCGTCGAGCCGCGGGGCGTCGAGCCGCGGGGTGCAGCGCCCGCGGGCGCTGCTGCGGAGGACCTCGTGCTGGAGGACGTCGTGCTGGATGACGTCGAGGTCCAGGTCCGCGCGCACGGGGCGCCCGTCCCGGCGCGCGTGCGTGCGGCCGGGGAGGGGCTGGTGGTCGAGCTCACGGGCACGCCGCTGCGCGGCGTCGCGGCCGGTCAGTCGGTCGTCGTCTACCGCGGCACGCGCGTGCTGGGCCAGGCCACCGTGTCCCGGGCCTGGCGTGCGGCGCGCGCCGAGGCGCCGGCCGGGACGCCCGGATGA
- a CDS encoding electron transfer flavoprotein subunit alpha/FixB family protein: MTRPTVLVLLDSPESAVTEVRSPVLELLTIARSLGRVDVVTLGAPSVEVLATLGAYGAQAVHQATLPTTLPPQAHHVTAVLASVLVAAVRRTDADVLLVPSSFAGKEAAAVAAARLGAGFVADASGVAWSEEGAPLRVAKRVFAGTWDTVSTVATDPAVVSVRANSVAATPADAPTHPEVEALPVIVAAPAVTVVTREVKQRTAGRPPLEEAAVVVAGGRGTGGDFGPVEDLADALGAAVGATRDAAFEGWFDSYIGQTGVTVAPRVYIGAGVSGAPHHRGGMQASQVVVAVNNDPEAPIFEISDFAVVGDLAHVLPQAAAAIRAHKAQA; this comes from the coding sequence ATGACCCGCCCCACCGTCCTCGTCCTGCTCGACAGCCCCGAGAGCGCGGTCACCGAGGTCCGCTCACCCGTGCTCGAGCTCCTCACGATCGCCCGCAGCCTCGGGCGCGTCGACGTCGTCACGCTGGGCGCGCCCAGCGTCGAGGTCCTGGCCACGCTCGGCGCGTACGGCGCCCAGGCCGTCCACCAGGCCACGCTGCCGACGACGCTGCCCCCGCAGGCGCACCACGTCACCGCGGTGCTCGCCTCGGTGCTGGTCGCGGCCGTGCGGCGCACCGACGCCGACGTGCTGCTCGTGCCGTCCTCGTTCGCCGGCAAGGAGGCCGCGGCCGTGGCCGCCGCCCGGCTCGGCGCGGGCTTCGTCGCGGACGCCTCGGGCGTCGCGTGGAGCGAGGAGGGCGCGCCCCTGCGCGTCGCCAAGCGCGTGTTCGCGGGGACCTGGGACACGGTGAGCACCGTCGCGACCGACCCCGCCGTCGTGAGCGTGCGGGCCAACTCCGTGGCGGCCACGCCCGCCGACGCCCCCACCCACCCCGAGGTCGAGGCGCTCCCCGTGATCGTCGCCGCCCCCGCCGTGACCGTCGTGACCCGCGAGGTCAAGCAGCGCACGGCTGGGCGCCCGCCGCTCGAGGAGGCGGCCGTCGTCGTCGCCGGCGGGCGCGGGACGGGCGGCGACTTCGGGCCGGTCGAGGATCTCGCCGACGCCCTCGGCGCGGCCGTGGGCGCCACGCGCGACGCGGCGTTCGAAGGGTGGTTCGACTCCTACATCGGCCAGACCGGCGTCACGGTCGCCCCTCGCGTGTACATCGGCGCGGGCGTCTCCGGCGCCCCGCACCACCGCGGCGGCATGCAGGCCTCGCAGGTCGTCGTGGCCGTCAACAACGACCCCGAGGCGCCGATCTTCGAGATCAGCGACTTCGCCGTCGTCGGCGACCTCGCCCACGTGCTCCCGCAGGCCGCGGCGGCGATCCGCGCGCACAAGGCGCAGGCGTAG
- a CDS encoding electron transfer flavoprotein subunit beta/FixA family protein yields MRIVVLLKYVPDISSDRRFAEGRIVRDPAEGSLNELDENAVEAALRLVEAAPDAETSHVVAVTVAPETADIVLRKAFQMGVHRGIRVSDDALAGSDYFGTTAALAAAVRRLGEEEPVDLVVTGMAALDGLGSVVPALLADELGWPQLTLATSVALDGSTLTITRESDDVVETLSAPLPAVLSVSDAANSPRYPNFKLIMAARTKPVETWDAADLELDPADVGAAGARTATVEAAARPPRPETELVVDKGEGGTALADFLIRNDLV; encoded by the coding sequence AGCGACCGGCGGTTCGCCGAGGGACGCATCGTGCGCGACCCTGCTGAGGGGTCGCTCAACGAGCTCGACGAGAACGCCGTCGAGGCCGCGCTGCGGCTCGTCGAGGCCGCGCCCGACGCCGAGACCTCGCACGTGGTGGCCGTGACCGTCGCCCCCGAGACGGCCGACATCGTGCTGCGCAAGGCCTTCCAGATGGGTGTCCACCGCGGCATCCGCGTGTCCGACGACGCCCTGGCCGGCTCCGACTACTTCGGCACGACGGCGGCGCTCGCGGCCGCCGTGCGACGGCTCGGCGAGGAGGAACCGGTCGACCTCGTCGTCACGGGCATGGCTGCGCTCGACGGGCTCGGCTCGGTGGTCCCGGCGCTGCTGGCCGACGAGCTCGGCTGGCCCCAGCTCACGCTCGCGACGTCGGTCGCGCTCGACGGTTCGACGCTCACGATCACCCGCGAGAGCGACGACGTCGTCGAGACGCTGTCCGCGCCGCTGCCGGCGGTGCTGTCGGTGTCCGACGCGGCCAACAGCCCGCGCTACCCCAACTTCAAGCTCATCATGGCCGCGCGCACCAAGCCCGTCGAGACGTGGGACGCGGCCGATCTTGAGCTCGACCCGGCCGACGTGGGCGCCGCCGGCGCCCGCACCGCGACGGTCGAGGCCGCCGCGCGCCCCCCGCGCCCCGAGACCGAGCTCGTCGTCGACAAGGGCGAGGGCGGCACGGCCCTGGCCGACTTCCTCATCCGCAACGACCTGGTCTGA